In a single window of the Vitis vinifera cultivar Pinot Noir 40024 chromosome 6, ASM3070453v1 genome:
- the LOC100250219 gene encoding serine/threonine-protein phosphatase PP1: protein MAQMESGVLDDIIDRLMEFRQGKSGKQVPLMESEIRQLCTVSREIFLQQPNLLELEAPIKICGDIHGQYSDLLRLFDYGGYPPEANYLFLGDYVDRGKQSLETICLLLAYKIKYPENFFLLRGNHECASINRIYGFYDECKRRFNVRLWKTFTDCFNCLPVAALIDDKILCMHGGLSPELTNLDQIRKLSRPTDVPDSGLLCDLLWSDPGRDIKGWGMNDRGVSFTFGPDKVSEFLSKHDMDLICRAHQVVEDGYEFFADRQLVTIFSAPNYCGEFDNAGAMMSVDESLMCSFQILKPKFM from the exons ATGGCGCAAATGGAGAGTGGTGTTTTGGATGATATAATTGACAGGCTTATGGAGTTTCGGCAGGGGAAGTCGGGGAAGCAGGTTCCGCTGATGGAGTCGGAGATCCGCCAGCTCTGTACTGTTTCCAGAGAGATCTTTCTTCAGCAGCCTAATCTTCTTGAGCTGGAGGCACCAATTAAGATCTGCG GTGATATTCATGGGCAATACAGTGATCTTTTAAGGCTCTTTGACTATGGGGGATATCCTCCTGAAGCCAATTATTTATTTCTAGGGGACTATGTGGACCGTGGAAAACAGAGTTTGGAAACAATATGCCTTCTGCTtgcttataaaattaaatacccAGAGAACTTCTTTCTCTTAAGAGGAAATCATGAGTGTGCTTCTATTAACAGGATTTATGGATTCTATGATGAATGTAAACGTCGGTTCAATGTTAGACTTTGGAAGACGTTCACAGATTGTTTTAATTGTCTCCCTGTGGCTGCTCTGATAGATGACAAGATATTGTGCATGCATGGTGGTCTTTCCCCTGAGCTAACAAATTTGGatcaaattagaaaattgtCCCGTCCAACTGATGTTCCAGACTCTGGTTTGCTTTGTGATTTACTTTGGTCGGATCCTGGTAGAGATATCAAGGGTTGGGGAATGAATGACAGGGGAGTCTCTTTCACTTTCGGTCCAGATAAAGTTTCAGAATTCTTAAGCAAGCATGATATGGACCTTATTTGTCGTGCCCACCAG GTTGTGGAAGATGGATATGAATTCTTTGCAGACAGACAGCTTGTTACAATATTTTCTGCTCCCAACTATTGTGGTGAATTTGATAATGCTGGTGCAATGATGAGTGTTGATGAAAGCTTAATGTGCtcttttcaaattcttaagCCAAAGTTTATGTGA
- the LOC100243231 gene encoding uncharacterized protein LOC100243231 isoform X2, whose amino-acid sequence MGIKQSDSSNRLSENDVSDLVSQLKGLHKRNAELEEDNKKLNSRLQAKEVENDVLQKRLNDLEQNSIPSLRKALKDVAIEKDAAVVAREDLSAQLRTVKRRLKEAEEEQYRAEEDAAALRAELNSIQQQAMMGTLGSITSMGNSPDHIQALERELASLKSQLQQESLLRHQEQQRLAEEQAQNSTLMSEKQGLEEKIAAITKKTSDAASEKAAWETFSLEDKEKLEKQLHDMAVAVERLESSRQKLLMEIDSQSSVIESLFEENSNLSSSYQDAMGVVVHWENQVKDCLKQNEELRGMLNKLRAEQTSLLPNNEIPFSLSEGNKDGGNNTGPQAYTTEILFLKGQLAKEQSRVEALSAEVMQLGAQLQQATHAYNGLARLYKPVLQNIERSLIKMKQDGPVTVQ is encoded by the exons ATGGGGATTAAGCAATCAGACAGCAGCAATCGACTCTCCGAG AATGATGTCAGTGATTTGGTATCACAGCTAAAAGGCCTGCACAAGAGGAATGCAGAATTGGAAGAGGacaataagaaattaaattcgaGG CTTCAGGCAAAGGAGGTTGAGAACGATGTGCTTCAGAAGCGTCTGAATGATCTG GAACAAAACAGTATACCATCTTTGAGAAAAGCTCTCAAGGATGTTGCCATAGAAAAAGATGCAGCAGTTGTTGCACGG GAGGATCTGTCAGCCCAACTTCGCACAGTGAAGAGACGGTTAAAGGAAGCAGAAGAAGAGCAATATAGA GCCGAGGAAGATGCAGCAGCCTTAAGGGCAGAATTAAACTCAATTCAGCAACAAGCAATGATGGGCACACTAGGCAGCATTACCTCAATGGGAAATTCACCAGATCATATACAAGCTTTGGAAAGGGAGTTAGCTAGTTTAAAATCTCAGTTACAG CAAGAATCCCTATTGAGGCATCAGGAGCAACAACGATTGGCAGAGGAACAAGCTCAGAATTCTACGCTCATGTCTGAAAAGCAGGGTTTAGAAGAGAAAATTGCAGCTATAACGAAAAAGACTTCAG ATGCAGCATCTGAAAAAGCAGCTTGGGAGACATTTTCATTg GAAGATAAGGAGAAATTGGAGAAGCAGTTGCATGATATGGCTGTAGCGGTTGAGAGATTGGAAAGTAGTAGACAAAAACTCCTTATGGAG ATTGATTCTCAGTCTTCAGTGATAGAGAGTCTTTTTGAGGAAAATTCCAATCTTTCATCTTCTTATCAAGATGCAATGGGTGTAGTCGTGCACTGGGAGAATCAG GTGAAAGACTGTCTAAAGCAAAATGAAGAGCTCCGAGGGATGTTAAATAAGTTGAGAGCTGAACAGACTAGTTTATTGCCTAATAATGAGATTCCATTCAGCTTATCAGAAGGCAATAAAGATGGGGGAAACAACACTGGTCCCCAGGCATATACAACTGAAATTCTCTTCCTCAAG GGTCAACTTGCAAAAGAACAGAGCAGAGTAGAGGCACTATCAGCAGAGGTGATGCAGCTTGGTGCACAGCTTCAACAAGCTACACACGCATACAATGGTCTAGCACGCCT CTATAAACCAGTGCTCCAGAACATCGAGAGGAGTCTCATCAAGATGAAGCAAGATGGCCCAGTTACCGTGCAGTGA
- the LOC100262237 gene encoding pentatricopeptide repeat-containing protein CRR2, chloroplastic, whose amino-acid sequence MWAFQTPQTIQQPHLPKPFHKPTAISPKPQCCLALRPSTTTRSNGDSNNNNPLIQSLCKQGNLNQALQVLSQEPNPTQHTYELLILSCTRQNSLPQGIDLHRHLIHDGSDQDPFLATKLINMYSELDSIDNARKVFDKTRKRTIYVWNALFRALTLAGYGREVLDLYRRMNRIGVPSDRFTYTYVLKACVASEAFVSLLLNGREIHGHILRHGFEGHVHIMTTLLDMYARFGCVLNASRVFDQMPVKNVVSWSAMIACYSKNGKPLEALELFRKMMLENQDLLPNSVTMVSVLQACAALAALEQGKLMHGYILRRGLDSILPVVSALVTVYARCGNLELGHRVFERMEKRDVVSWNSLISSYGIHGFGRKAIQIFKEMIDQGLSPSPISFVSVLGACSHAGLVEEGKVLFESMVRGHKIFPSVEHYACMVDLLGRANRLDEAAKIIDDMRIEPGPKVWGSLLGSCRIHCNVELAERATSRLFELEPTNAGNYVLLADIYAEAKMWNEVKRVKMLLEARGLQKVPGRSCIEIRRKIYSFMSVDEFNPQIEQLHALLLKLSMEMKEKGYVPDTKVVLYDLDPEEKERIVLGHSEKLALAFGLINSKKGETIRITKNLRLCEDCHSVTKFISKFANREILVRDVNRFHLFQDGVCSCGDYW is encoded by the coding sequence ATGTGGGCTTTTCAGACTCCCCAAACCATCCAACAACCTCACCTTCCAAAACCCTTCCACAAACCTACTGCCATCTCTCCAAAACCTCAATGCTGCCTCGCATTACGTCCTTCCACCACCACCCGAAGCAACGGCGACAGCAATAACAACAACCCATTGATTCAATCTCTGTGTAAGCAAGGGAATTTGAATCAAGCTCTTCAAGTCCTCTCTCAAGAGCCCAACCCCACCCAACACACCTACGAGCTCTTAATCCTCTCTTGTACCCGCCAGAACTCTCTCCCCCAGGGAATAGACCTTCACCGCCACCTAATCCATGATGGGTCTGATCAGGACCCCTTTTTGGCCACAAAACTCATCAACATGTACTCTGAATTGGACTCCATCGACAATGCACGgaaggtgtttgataaaactcgtAAAAGAACTATATATGTTTGGAATGCGCTCTTTAGAGCGCTTACATTGGCGGGTTATGGTAGAGAGGTGTTAGACTTGTATAGGCGGATGAATCGGATTGGGGTTCCATCGGATAGGTTCACTTATACATATGTGCTTAAGGCCTGTGTTGCTTCTGAGGCATTTGTTTCACTTTTGCTGAATGGAAGGGAAATTCATGGGCATATCTTGCGACATGGGTTCGAGGGGCATGTTCATATTATGACTACTTTGTTGGATATGTATGCGAGGTTTGGGTGTGTTTTGAATGCCAGTCGGGTGTTTGACCAGATGCCGGTGAAAAATGTGGTTTCATGGAGTGCCATGATTGCATGCTATTCGAAGAATGGGAAGCCCTTGGAAGCATTAGAGCTCTTTCGCAAAATGATGCTTGAGAACCAGGATTTGTTGCCTAATTCTGTGACTATGGTCAGTGTGCTTCAAGCTTGTGCCGCTCTTGCTGCTTTAGAGCAGGGTAAGTTGATGCACGGGTATATCCTTAGAAGGGGTCTTGATTCGATATTACCAGTTGTTAGTGCTCTTGTGACAGTGTATGCAAGATGTGGTAATCTTGAATTGGGGCACCGAGTTTTTGAGAGGATGGAGAAGAGGGATGTTGTTTCATGGAATTCTTTGATATCAAGTTATGGGATTCATGGATTTGGAAGAAAAgcaattcaaattttcaaagaaatgatTGACCAGGGACTCTCACCTAGCCCCATTTCATTTGTTAGTGTTTTGGGAGCTTGCAGTCACGCAGGGCTTGTGGAGGAAGGGAAAGTCTTGTTTGAATCTATGGTTAGAGGACATAAGATTTTTCCCAGTGTGGAGCATTATGCCTGTATGGTGGATCTTCTTGGCCGTGCCAATCGGTTAGATGAAGCTGCCAAGATCATAGATGATATGCGGATTGAACCAGGACCTAAAGTTTGGGGATCTCTACTTGGGTCATGTAGAATTCATTGTAATGTTGAGCTTGCAGAGAGGGCAACTTCAAGGCTTTTTGAGCTTGAGCCCACAAATGCTGGGAACTACGTGCTTCTGGCTGATATTTATGCGGAAGCTAAGATGTGGAATGAGGTGAAAAGGGTGAAGATGCTTCTGGAAGCTAGAGGACTACAAAAGGTCCCTGGTCGCAGCTGTATTGAAATTAGGAGGAAGATATACTCATTCATGTCAGTGGATGAGTTCAACCCACAGATCGAACAACTCCATGCTTTGTTGCTTAAGCTCTCAATGGAGATGAAGGAGAAGGGCTATGTCCCGGATACCAAAGTCGTGCTCTATGATCTCGATCCAGAGGAGAAGGAACGAATTGTGTTGGGCCATAGTGAAAAACTGGCACTTGCCTTTGGTCTCATCAACAGCAAAAAAGGTGAAACCATTAGGATTACCAAGAATTTGAGGCTGTGTGAAGACTGCCACTCTGTCACCAAGTTCATTTCAAAGTTTGCAAATAGAGAGATCCTAGTTCGAGATGTTAATcgtttccaccttttccaagacGGGGTCTGTTCATGTGGTGATTATTGGTAG
- the LOC104879612 gene encoding uncharacterized protein LOC104879612 has product MSSSDSKNSRKDFVWKYVIEVSGEQYIRCKFCNQRCTGGVNRLKHHLAGTHHGMKPCSKVSEDARLECKEALTNFKDQKTKRNELLQEIGMGPTSMHESALSKTIGTLGSGSGSGSVSGSGEPIPRGPMDKFTTSQPRQSTLNSKWKQEERKEVCRKIGRFMYSKGLPFNTVNDPYWFPMIDVVANFGPGFKPPSMHELRTWILKEEVNDLSIIMEDHKKAWKQYGCSIMSDGWTDGKSRCLINFLVNSPAGTWFMKSIDASDTIKNGELMFKYLDEVVEEIGEENVVQVITDNASNYVNAGMRLMEKMSRLWWTPCAAHCIDLMLEDIGKLNVHATTLSRARQVVKFIYGHTWVLSLMRTFTKNHELIRPAITRFATAFLTLQSIYKQKQALIAMFSSEKWCSSTWAKKVEGVKTRSTVLFDPNFWPHVAFCIKTTVPLVSVLREVDSEERPAMGYIYELMDSAKEKIAFNCGGMERKYGPIWRKIDARWTPQLHRPLHAAGYYLNPQLRYGDKFSNVDEVRKGLFECMDRMLDYQERLKADIQLDSYDQAMGEFGSRIAIDSRTLRSPTSWWMRFGGSTPELQKFAIRVLSLTCSASGCERNWSTFESIHTKKRNRLEHQRLNALVYVRYNTRLRERSLQRKQNVDPILVEEIDSDDEWIAEKEDPLLPLDLCWLQDNELFNVDAIRVVSSNSQETQTSSDHMVSSHSYKRKHNEVPSTSGGKGKEKELNLTPIDEDEDLDEMGIHDSGHFPTIDTLDEDDDDLGEEDLS; this is encoded by the exons atgagttcCTCCGATTCGAAAAATTCAAGAAAGGATTTTGTGTGGAAGTATGTGATTGAAGTTTCTGGAGAGCAATATATAAGATGTAAATTTTGCAATCAAAGATGTACGGGAGGGGTGAATAGACTAAAGCATCACTTAGCCGGAACTCATCATGGTATGAAACCATGCAGCAAAGTTAGTGAAGATGCTAGATTGGAATGTAAAGAGGCATTGACTAATTTTAAGGATCAAAAAACGAAGAGAAATGAATTGCTCCAAGAAATTGGTATGGGTCCAACTTCAATGCATGAAAGTGCCTTGTCTAAAACAATAGGGACATTAGGGAGTGGGAGTGGGAGTGGGAGTGTAAGTGGGAGTGGGGAACCTATTCCTAGGGGACCCATGGATAAATTTACCACTTCACAACCTAGACAAAGTACGTTGAATTCAAAGTGGaagcaagaagaaaggaaggaagtgtgtAGAAAAATTGGTAGGTTTATGTATTCAAAAGGTCTCCCATTCAACACTGTGAATGATCCTTATTGGTTTCCTATGATAGATGTTGTTGCAAACTTTGGGCCCGGGTTTAAGCCTCCATCTATGCACGAATTGAGGACATGGATTCTTAAAGAAGAGGTGAATGACCTAAGTATCATTATGGAAGATCACAAAAAAGCTTGGAAACAatatggatgttcaattatgtcagaTGGTTGGACAGATGGAAAAAGTAGGtgtcttatcaattttttggtgaatagtCCTGCTGGCACTTGGtttatgaaatcaattgatgcttctgatacaataaaaaatggggaattgatgttcaaatatcttgatgaggtggttgaagaaattggagaggagaaTGTTGTGCAAGTCATCACTGATAATGCCTCTAATTATGTGAATGCTGGAATGAGGCTTATGGAAAAAATGAGTAGATTGTGGTGGACTCCTTGTGCTGCTCATTGCATTGATTTGATGTTGGAGGATATTGGAAAGCTAAATGTTCATGCTACTACACTTTCTCGAGCTAGGCAAGTTGTGAAGTTTATATATGGGCATACTTGGGTTCTTAgcttgatgagaacatttacaaaaaatcatgaacttATTCGTCCAGCAATTACACGGTTTGCTACTGCATTTCTTACTCTCCAAAGTATTTATAAGCAAAAGCAAGCTCTTATAGCAATGTTCTCCTCAGAAAAATGGTGTTCAAGCACATGGGCTAAAAAGGTAGAAGGTGTGAAAACTCGAAGTACAGTGTTatttgatccaaatttttggcCTCATGTTGCTTTTTGCATAAAGACCACTGTTCCATTAGTTAGTGTCTTGAGAGAGGTTGATTCAGAGGAAAGACCAGCCATgggttatatttatgagttgatgGATTCAGCTAAGGAGAAGATTGCATTTAATTGTGGGGGCATGGAGAGAAAATATGgcccaatttggagaaaaattgatGCAAGATGGACTCCGCAACTTCATCGACCTTTACATGCAGCAGGCTATTATCTTAATCCTCAATTGAGGTATGGAGATAAGTTCTCTAATGTTGATGAGGTGAGGAAGggattatttgaatgcatggatAGGATGTTGGATTATCAAGAACGTTTAAAAGCTGACATTCAGTTGGACTCATATGACCAAGCAATGGGTGAATTTGGGAGTCgtattgcaattgattctcgaACATTAAGAAGTCCTACAAGTTGGTGGATGCGTTTTGGGGGTTCAACACCGGAGTTGCAAAAGTTTGCTATTCGAGTCCTTAGCCTTACTTGTAGTGCTTCgggatgtgaaagaaattggagcacatttgaatcg atccatacaaaaaaaagaaatagacttgaacatcaaaggttgaatgctctagtgtatgtaaggtacaacactagattgagagagcgaagtctacaaaggaaacaaaatgttgatcCAATCTTGGTAGAGGagattgattctgatgatgaaTGGATTGCGGAGAAAGAAGATCCCCTCCTCCCCCTTGATCTTTGTTGGCTTCAAGATAATGAATTATTCAATGTTGATGCCATTAGAGTTGTGTCATCCAACTCCCAAGAGACGCAAACATCATCGGATCATATGGTTTCTTCACATTCCtacaaaaggaaacataatgaagtaccaa GTACAAGTGGAGGCAAAGGCAAAGAGAAGGAATTGAATTTGACAccaattgatgaagatgaagatttagaTGAAATGGGGATACATGATAGTGGACATTTTCCTACTATTGATACattggatgaggatgatgatgaccttggagaggaggatttaagttga
- the LOC100248358 gene encoding DNA-directed RNA polymerase II subunit RPB7 produces MFFHIVLERNMQLHPRHFGRHLRDNLVAKLVKDVEGTCSGRHGFVVAITGIENVGKGLIRDGTGFVTFPVKYQCVVFRPFKGEILEAVVTMVNKMGFFAEAGPVQIFVSNHLIPDDMEFQSGDMPNYTTSDGSVKIQKDSEVRLKIIGTRVDATEIFCIGTIKDDFLGVINDPVTS; encoded by the exons ATGTTCTTCCACATAGTTTTGGAACGAAACATGCAGCTTCACCCTCGGCATTTTGGCCGCCACCTACGTGACAATCTTGTTGCCAAGCTTGTGAAAGATGTTGAGGGAACTTGCAG TGGTCGACATGGATTTGTGGTGGCAATAACAGGTATTGAGAATGTTGGAAAAGGGTTAATTCGAGATGGAACAGGGTTTGTGACTTTTCCAGTGAAGTACCAGTGTGTTGTGTTCCGACCATTTAAAGGAGAGATCTTAGAAGCTGTTGTTACCATGGTTAACAAG ATGGGATTTTTTGCTGAAGCTGGGCCTgttcaaatttttgtttcaaatcat TTGATACCGGATGATATGGAGTTCCAATCTGGAGATATGCCAAATTATACGACGTCAGATGGTTCG GTTAAGATCCAGAAGGACAGTGAAGTGCGGTTAAAGATAATTGGAACTCGAGTAGATGCTACAGAAATT TTCTGCATTGGTACTATAAAAGATGATTTCTTGGGTGTCATCAACGATCCTGTAACGTCTTGA
- the LOC100243231 gene encoding uncharacterized protein LOC100243231 isoform X1 codes for MESHHATLGRRTLEEIRQKRAAERLVKAASGPDLSQVLNPNDNMGIKQSDSSNRLSENDVSDLVSQLKGLHKRNAELEEDNKKLNSRLQAKEVENDVLQKRLNDLEQNSIPSLRKALKDVAIEKDAAVVAREDLSAQLRTVKRRLKEAEEEQYRAEEDAAALRAELNSIQQQAMMGTLGSITSMGNSPDHIQALERELASLKSQLQQESLLRHQEQQRLAEEQAQNSTLMSEKQGLEEKIAAITKKTSDAASEKAAWETFSLEDKEKLEKQLHDMAVAVERLESSRQKLLMEIDSQSSVIESLFEENSNLSSSYQDAMGVVVHWENQVKDCLKQNEELRGMLNKLRAEQTSLLPNNEIPFSLSEGNKDGGNNTGPQAYTTEILFLKGQLAKEQSRVEALSAEVMQLGAQLQQATHAYNGLARLYKPVLQNIERSLIKMKQDGPVTVQ; via the exons ATGGAATCTCATCACGCAACCCTAGGTCGACGGACC TTGGAGGAAATTCGGCAAAAGAGAGCAGCAGAAAGATTAGTCAAAGCAGCCTCTGGCCCAGATCTAAGCCAAGTTTTAAACCCTAACG ATAATATGGGGATTAAGCAATCAGACAGCAGCAATCGACTCTCCGAG AATGATGTCAGTGATTTGGTATCACAGCTAAAAGGCCTGCACAAGAGGAATGCAGAATTGGAAGAGGacaataagaaattaaattcgaGG CTTCAGGCAAAGGAGGTTGAGAACGATGTGCTTCAGAAGCGTCTGAATGATCTG GAACAAAACAGTATACCATCTTTGAGAAAAGCTCTCAAGGATGTTGCCATAGAAAAAGATGCAGCAGTTGTTGCACGG GAGGATCTGTCAGCCCAACTTCGCACAGTGAAGAGACGGTTAAAGGAAGCAGAAGAAGAGCAATATAGA GCCGAGGAAGATGCAGCAGCCTTAAGGGCAGAATTAAACTCAATTCAGCAACAAGCAATGATGGGCACACTAGGCAGCATTACCTCAATGGGAAATTCACCAGATCATATACAAGCTTTGGAAAGGGAGTTAGCTAGTTTAAAATCTCAGTTACAG CAAGAATCCCTATTGAGGCATCAGGAGCAACAACGATTGGCAGAGGAACAAGCTCAGAATTCTACGCTCATGTCTGAAAAGCAGGGTTTAGAAGAGAAAATTGCAGCTATAACGAAAAAGACTTCAG ATGCAGCATCTGAAAAAGCAGCTTGGGAGACATTTTCATTg GAAGATAAGGAGAAATTGGAGAAGCAGTTGCATGATATGGCTGTAGCGGTTGAGAGATTGGAAAGTAGTAGACAAAAACTCCTTATGGAG ATTGATTCTCAGTCTTCAGTGATAGAGAGTCTTTTTGAGGAAAATTCCAATCTTTCATCTTCTTATCAAGATGCAATGGGTGTAGTCGTGCACTGGGAGAATCAG GTGAAAGACTGTCTAAAGCAAAATGAAGAGCTCCGAGGGATGTTAAATAAGTTGAGAGCTGAACAGACTAGTTTATTGCCTAATAATGAGATTCCATTCAGCTTATCAGAAGGCAATAAAGATGGGGGAAACAACACTGGTCCCCAGGCATATACAACTGAAATTCTCTTCCTCAAG GGTCAACTTGCAAAAGAACAGAGCAGAGTAGAGGCACTATCAGCAGAGGTGATGCAGCTTGGTGCACAGCTTCAACAAGCTACACACGCATACAATGGTCTAGCACGCCT CTATAAACCAGTGCTCCAGAACATCGAGAGGAGTCTCATCAAGATGAAGCAAGATGGCCCAGTTACCGTGCAGTGA